The Acidianus manzaensis genome has a window encoding:
- a CDS encoding C166 family protein has protein sequence MGAKLIVNVIIFDIILALLMMSFAGIQPPSIANPPTVQQAQAQANITWNLSVGSITWEWLWPLFYFVDWLIWIVTTIFAVVVFIFNIFTTSLALLSSVPTVGPFLLIFAVVLNFVLIWELVTLIRGTEG, from the coding sequence ATGGGAGCTAAATTAATAGTAAACGTGATTATCTTCGATATCATATTAGCGCTGCTAATGATGAGTTTTGCGGGAATTCAGCCGCCTAGTATCGCTAATCCCCCTACTGTGCAGCAGGCGCAAGCTCAGGCTAACATTACATGGAACTTATCTGTAGGCAGTATCACTTGGGAATGGCTTTGGCCATTATTCTACTTTGTCGACTGGCTTATCTGGATTGTAACTACGATTTTCGCAGTCGTAGTCTTCATTTTTAATATCTTTACGACGAGTTTAGCGCTTCTATCATCTGTGCCGACTGTCGGGCCGTTTCTATTAATTTTCGCAGTAGTCCTTAACTTTGTTCTAATTTGGGAACTTGTAACACTGATAAGGGGGACAGAGGGATGA
- a CDS encoding transcriptional regulator translates to MNEYNANEIRAKVLRKKILQLIAENYVLSASLISHTLLLSYATVFRHLHILNKEGYIELYKQGRTLYAKIKTNSREIQNLNSELGGFKNLNGKPEFDESSTLVKTKAKKG, encoded by the coding sequence ATGAACGAATATAATGCTAATGAGATAAGGGCAAAGGTATTACGCAAAAAAATACTGCAGCTAATCGCAGAGAATTACGTGCTAAGTGCATCACTCATTTCACACACTCTCTTACTCTCATATGCTACAGTGTTTCGGCATTTGCATATATTAAATAAAGAAGGATATATAGAGCTGTACAAACAAGGAAGAACGCTATACGCAAAAATTAAAACAAACAGCAGAGAAATTCAGAATCTGAATTCAGAACTTGGGGGATTTAAAAACCTAAACGGAAAACCTGAATTTGATGAGTCTAGTACTCTTGTCAAGACCAAAGCTAAGAAAGGGTGA
- a CDS encoding VP1/VP3 family protein, with product MSLVLLSRPKLRKGEGVNVGLLIGLFIFILVGVVLLPVITSEVTTLTGGTSPQVTGTDATLLNLVPLFYILVLIIVPAVIAYRMYKE from the coding sequence ATGAGTCTAGTACTCTTGTCAAGACCAAAGCTAAGAAAGGGTGAAGGCGTAAACGTAGGGTTGCTAATAGGCCTCTTTATCTTCATACTCGTAGGAGTAGTATTGCTACCAGTAATAACGAGCGAGGTAACTACACTCACAGGCGGAACATCACCACAAGTCACCGGCACAGATGCAACGTTGCTAAACTTAGTGCCCCTCTTCTATATCTTAGTATTGATTATCGTCCCAGCAGTAATTGCTTACCGTATGTACAAGGAGTAA
- a CDS encoding V1/V3 family capsid protein, with product MEANIKEIIFLFLFVIIGIVLLSPIVSFIGNLTNPGTYTTYTTVSGTVTETTSSFVPNPYYVGSNNTVLISLVPIFYILIIIGVPAILIYKMYKGE from the coding sequence ATGGAAGCTAACATAAAGGAAATCATTTTTTTATTTCTATTCGTTATCATTGGAATTGTATTATTATCGCCAATAGTATCATTTATAGGTAATCTGACAAACCCTGGAACTTACACAACATATACTACAGTCTCTGGCACAGTGACTGAAACGACATCATCGTTTGTACCGAACCCGTATTACGTAGGAAGCAACAACACTGTATTGATATCGTTAGTGCCAATCTTCTATATTTTGATCATAATAGGCGTTCCAGCCATTTTGATATATAAAATGTACAAGGGGGAGTAA
- a CDS encoding capsid protein VP2 yields the protein MKRWIQKAIKHKGRVHRYLERLYGKKAFAKDGDIKIKYLDMAIRHVKRSKISEERKRSLLSALYLAKRLKRMRK from the coding sequence ATGAAAAGGTGGATTCAAAAGGCAATAAAGCATAAGGGCAGAGTACACAGATATCTGGAAAGGTTATACGGAAAGAAGGCTTTTGCAAAAGATGGGGATATCAAAATAAAGTACTTGGATATGGCTATCCGCCATGTTAAACGTTCAAAGATAAGCGAAGAGCGTAAAAGAAGTTTGCTGAGCGCATTATATCTCGCAAAAAGGCTGAAGAGGATGAGGAAATGA
- a CDS encoding DUF5493 family protein: MMSALGDTIYILSILIPLLGLIVRNYLVNLLGFVMGTVGFLVFAQNMTDITFSASTFYLALLPLAFGLMNFAFFFNWVKEERI; encoded by the coding sequence TTGATGAGTGCATTAGGTGACACAATCTATATTCTCTCTATTCTGATACCTTTGTTAGGTTTAATTGTAAGAAACTATTTAGTGAACTTGCTTGGATTCGTAATGGGGACTGTAGGCTTTCTAGTCTTCGCACAGAACATGACCGATATCACTTTTAGCGCTTCAACTTTCTATTTAGCCTTACTGCCCTTAGCTTTTGGCCTTATGAACTTCGCATTTTTCTTCAACTGGGTTAAGGAGGAAAGAATATGA
- a CDS encoding B277 family protein: MSDGKLLSAWEEELKKAKTLEELKQKYAEAQKQITDGKDLKKLYKLYEKREFEIKLAQFEELKKELSNKKKKLKKEKVDVNIKITKKWINSRLFSAEHYVAMLQESRDGLQLLFLRKAKLVENQGYLMLEVKKLRKVWVLNGEPLLLERKRIVGKKFVAVHFTLPDYPYTLNVSVDDKIRQLTLKNINAPQIIHSIIKTKFFEALARVGSGPDMMMLIIGIIAGIGIGLGVGFGIANANLSHLLAQHVTNTTTTHSVSPFPTSTKGGSS; the protein is encoded by the coding sequence ATGAGTGATGGAAAACTTCTTTCAGCATGGGAAGAAGAATTAAAGAAAGCAAAAACTTTAGAAGAGCTTAAACAAAAATACGCAGAAGCGCAAAAGCAGATAACAGATGGAAAAGATCTGAAAAAACTATATAAACTTTATGAGAAACGCGAATTTGAAATAAAGTTAGCGCAGTTTGAGGAACTTAAAAAAGAATTATCTAATAAGAAGAAGAAGCTAAAGAAAGAGAAAGTAGACGTAAATATAAAAATAACAAAGAAGTGGATCAATAGCAGACTTTTCAGCGCAGAGCATTACGTCGCAATGCTGCAGGAGTCTAGGGATGGGCTGCAGCTCTTATTTTTGAGGAAAGCGAAGCTAGTAGAGAATCAAGGTTATTTAATGCTAGAAGTGAAGAAACTTAGAAAAGTATGGGTGCTTAATGGGGAACCGTTACTTCTTGAGCGTAAAAGGATCGTAGGGAAGAAATTTGTTGCCGTGCACTTCACACTCCCGGATTATCCTTATACACTAAATGTTAGTGTGGATGATAAGATAAGGCAACTTACACTTAAGAATATTAACGCACCGCAAATAATACATTCTATTATAAAGACAAAATTCTTTGAGGCGTTAGCGAGAGTAGGGAGTGGACCGGACATGATGATGTTGATAATTGGAATAATCGCGGGAATAGGGATAGGGCTAGGAGTAGGTTTCGGTATAGCCAATGCAAATCTATCTCATTTGCTGGCGCAGCATGTAACAAATACGACGACTACACATTCTGTTAGTCCTTTCCCAACTTCAACTAAAGGTGGTTCTTCATGA
- a CDS encoding integrase: MVANLRQYATDGNIKAFYEFLLNERKVNEETAKKYVLAINKPYRETTVSQKAYRLFAKFLASRGIISEEFAEKILKIVKVKRTNADLHIPTLDEIKKTLELAKGYSENVYFIYRLALESGARLSEILKVLREPEKDICENGICYYPLNWTRGYKGSFYVFHIMPLKKVEATEWAVNSFEKKYKESVNIKYFRKFVATKMAELGIPLDIIDFIQGRKPTRILTQHYVSLFGIAKEQYRKYAEWLKEQTLR, translated from the coding sequence TTGGTTGCCAATTTACGCCAATATGCGACAGACGGCAACATTAAGGCTTTCTATGAATTTTTGCTCAACGAAAGAAAAGTAAATGAAGAGACTGCTAAAAAGTATGTTTTGGCGATAAATAAACCTTATCGTGAGACTACAGTATCCCAAAAGGCCTATAGACTATTTGCTAAATTCTTGGCATCACGCGGTATAATTTCTGAAGAATTTGCGGAAAAGATATTGAAGATTGTTAAAGTGAAAAGGACTAACGCAGATTTGCATATCCCTACACTTGATGAAATTAAAAAAACATTAGAGTTAGCTAAGGGTTATAGCGAGAACGTCTACTTTATCTACCGTTTAGCTTTAGAAAGCGGTGCTAGATTAAGCGAAATCCTAAAGGTGTTGAGAGAACCGGAAAAGGACATATGTGAAAACGGTATATGCTATTATCCGTTGAACTGGACTAGAGGATATAAGGGTTCTTTCTATGTCTTTCATATTATGCCTTTGAAGAAAGTAGAGGCAACAGAATGGGCAGTGAATAGCTTTGAAAAGAAATACAAGGAATCGGTAAATATCAAATATTTTAGAAAATTTGTCGCCACAAAAATGGCGGAGTTAGGCATACCGTTGGATATCATAGACTTTATTCAGGGCAGAAAACCCACCAGAATCCTAACACAACACTATGTCAGCTTATTCGGAATAGCAAAAGAACAGTATAGGAAGTATGCGGAGTGGCTAAAAGAACAGACACTGAGATAA
- a CDS encoding ABC transporter permease has protein sequence MQVTFRQFNLLKILSFLFPLILIIPLLYILFYGYGPFYVKSIAFSKIVISSIELSIFSASVAIGIIILLFSPLAYYLARHRNPVLETFVDIPASVPHPLVGIALVFMDSPLTPFGKFLLSHGINFYYTYLGIIYALIIVSSPIYIRSMQNYYEGIPKSYEEFAKGLGASETRIFFRIMLPLSVKGIISAGLTSIARSISEFGSIFIIAPYVTGWIFNGDCVASVYIYNEYQSYFDASITAAATLLVFSFALIIAVRIANYFLK, from the coding sequence TCCTTTAATTCTAATTATTCCTTTACTATATATTCTATTTTATGGATATGGCCCATTCTATGTTAAGAGTATTGCATTTAGTAAAATAGTAATTTCGTCAATAGAGTTAAGTATATTTTCCGCCTCTGTTGCAATAGGTATAATCATATTATTATTCTCACCTTTAGCTTATTATTTAGCAAGGCATAGAAATCCTGTTTTAGAGACATTTGTAGATATACCAGCTTCTGTGCCACATCCTTTAGTCGGGATAGCACTAGTATTTATGGATAGTCCATTAACTCCATTTGGTAAGTTCCTTCTATCACATGGAATTAATTTCTATTATACTTATCTAGGAATAATTTACGCATTGATTATCGTTTCCTCTCCAATATATATTAGATCAATGCAAAATTATTATGAAGGAATACCTAAAAGCTATGAAGAATTTGCAAAAGGTTTGGGAGCATCAGAAACAAGAATTTTCTTTAGAATAATGTTACCATTATCTGTTAAAGGTATAATATCTGCAGGTTTGACATCAATAGCTAGATCAATTAGCGAATTTGGTTCAATATTCATTATAGCTCCTTATGTTACAGGATGGATATTTAATGGTGATTGTGTTGCATCAGTTTATATTTACAACGAGTATCAGTCATATTTTGATGCTTCAATAACTGCAGCTGCTACACTTCTAGTTTTTTCGTTTGCGTTAATAATAGCAGTAAGAATTGCAAATTATTTCTTAAAATAG